From a region of the Blastocatellia bacterium genome:
- a CDS encoding rod shape-determining protein — protein MEIPGLDLITADLAIDLGTVNTMIYRRGRGISVSEPSLVAIDEVNEEVVAVGTEALEMVGREAEGVRVVRPVQHGVIAELNLTQMMLEHFIRKARGIRGRLSRRVIIGVPSSATEVERNAVREAVHGANVGRVYLVEEGLAAAHGAGVKLTGPEATMVVDLGGGTTSVAVVARSGIIFSRSERIGGLDMDEAIMQMVRQTHELIIGERTAERVKLELGAAMLLDPQQETKVTGRLLDASGSPQHRLASVTVTHQQVYEAIQPILKKMLAVVEQSMQELPPEAAGDVLTHGITLTGGTALLARMQKRMEEDLKVPVRVAENPTQAVVLGMGRFFDDARLLRQIIRREDVSWWREYLTATE, from the coding sequence ATGGAAATTCCAGGTCTTGATCTGATTACGGCTGACCTCGCTATAGACTTAGGCACAGTCAATACGATGATCTATCGCCGTGGGCGTGGCATTTCCGTCAGTGAACCATCGTTGGTGGCCATTGACGAAGTCAACGAAGAAGTGGTGGCCGTTGGCACAGAAGCATTAGAGATGGTTGGACGCGAAGCGGAAGGCGTGCGCGTCGTTCGTCCGGTGCAGCATGGCGTCATCGCTGAATTGAACCTGACGCAAATGATGCTGGAGCACTTCATCCGCAAAGCGCGTGGTATTCGTGGTCGGCTGAGCCGCCGCGTCATCATCGGTGTGCCCAGCAGCGCCACTGAGGTGGAACGCAACGCCGTGCGCGAAGCTGTGCACGGCGCCAATGTCGGTCGCGTCTATTTGGTCGAAGAAGGCCTGGCAGCGGCACACGGCGCCGGCGTCAAACTGACCGGCCCAGAAGCAACGATGGTTGTGGACCTAGGCGGCGGCACCACCAGCGTCGCCGTGGTGGCTCGCTCTGGCATCATCTTTTCTCGCTCTGAGCGCATTGGCGGGCTGGACATGGACGAAGCGATCATGCAGATGGTCCGACAAACACATGAGCTGATCATTGGTGAACGAACAGCCGAGCGCGTCAAACTCGAGCTGGGAGCAGCCATGCTGCTGGACCCGCAACAAGAGACAAAAGTCACCGGTCGGCTGCTGGACGCTTCTGGCTCACCCCAGCATCGGCTGGCCAGCGTCACCGTCACCCACCAACAAGTCTACGAAGCTATTCAACCGATCCTGAAAAAAATGTTGGCCGTGGTTGAGCAGTCCATGCAAGAACTGCCGCCTGAAGCGGCCGGCGATGTGCTCACGCATGGCATCACACTGACTGGCGGCACAGCCCTGCTGGCCCGCATGCAAAAACGTATGGAAGAGGATTTGAAAGTGCCCGTGAGAGTCGCCGAAAATCCCACGCAAGCTGTCGTCCTGGGCATGGGGCGGTTCTTCGATGATGCACGATTGCTGCGCCAGATCATCCGTCGAGAAGATGTGTCGTGGTGGCGCGAATATCTGACCGCTACCGAGTGA